The Nycticebus coucang isolate mNycCou1 chromosome 10, mNycCou1.pri, whole genome shotgun sequence sequence atttcgttatagcccacagcaacctcaaaatcttgggctcaagagatcctgttgcctcaggctccgagtagctgggactacaggtgttggccaccacgctcagctggtttttctatttttagtagagatggagtctcttgctcaggctggtctccgactcctgagtcctgccttggcctcccagagcgttaggatcacaggcgtgagccatggcccCTGACTTTAGCTTTGTGACTGTTTTCCCCACTCTAACATAATGTTGACGAGGACCTTACTCAGCTCTACGTACCCCCGGGTAGGAGCACAGTCAACGGCAGCTGTCAGTGTAATCATGATGCGGTTTTGCCCCGGTTGTACTCTGTGCTCCTTGTCCTTTAGAACCCAACAGGCTCAGATTTTTCCGTGATCCACGCCCTGTGCGCCTCCCAGACCCATCGCCCCCACGCAAACCCTCCTGACACCGTTGCTTTGGTTTTCTGCTTTTACTCGAGCTCGGCGGGGTTTTTTTCCTGCTAAACTGTGTGCACGTCCGGTCTCCGCGCCACTTCTCTGCCACTTCTCTCTGCCCTCGCTGGCTGCAGCCTGGAGGAGCCGGCAGCGTGCTCAGGACCCCTGCTGGGacggttgggggtggggggcggccCCGCGCCGCGTGCGGCTCCGGGCCCCGCCTCCGCCCTTGAGGCGCCCAGCCCCGTCCTCCGATTGGTCAGTAGCGCCCAGCCCGCCCGCCCCTCCGAGAGAATAAAAGCCGCGGCAGCACCGGCTGCAATCTTGCAGGCTGACAAACCGTAACACGGTTCTCGAGAGCCTGCGGCTGCCGTCCCTTGCCTCCTCCTCGAGCTCGCGGAGCCCACCAGCCCGCCACCATCCTCCCCACCACGTGCTGCCCTGTGCCCGCAGCCATGTGCCGCACCCTTGCCGCCTTCCCCGCTACCTGTCTGGAGAGGTAAGAGGAGCTTGTCCAGCTGCCCGGAAGAAGAGTCCAAGTCCCACCAAAAATTAGGCAGCAGAGCTGCCCTTTTGGGGACCGGGGTGGGCAGGGGGATGGGCGCTAGAGACTTGAGAGGTAGAGGCCAACTGGATGGCACGTGTTCAGATGCCAGGAGCAAGGAGAAGGGAAGCAGAGGGCCAAGGTTGCCGCTGTCCCCATCCTCTGACAAACTGCCGTCTTTCCCAGGGACCTGCTGGAGACCCGGGGGCGGGAAGACCATGTAGGCATCGCCGGGCAGAACTGAGTGTGCCCCGTGCTCAGGCACTTGGTTTTCATTACATGGCCTCCTCTGCCCCTAGAAAGGCAGGGAGATGTTTTTTGGGTCCCACCAGTGAGGGCATCCCTACTTTCCAGGGTGCTACCCAACAACTTCCCGTCCCTACTGGAACTGGTGGCTGGGAAGGAGAAGGTAAAGAAGCCGGCAGGAGTCAGTTTCCATACAGTTCCAGAAATATTCCTGACAAACCTAGAGAATGCTGGTTTGTCTTCTGCTAATCAACAAGCGCAAAGACAGATCAGTGTGATTTTAGTAGGAAAAAGCCTATCTATGTGGTATTGAAAACACACAAAGTGTAGGACCTACCAGGGCATAGCTCAATGTCAACTTACGTTGCTTTGAGGTTCATGCTACTAATGAGAGAAACAGGGATTGGGCCCTAGGAAGTCTGGGTGGTACCAGGCAGAGTAGTTCTTCTGGGACCTCATAAACTTCTCCACACTGGCACTGACCAAGTAAACAGAGACTATGTTCATGCTCATGATTTGTCTTTCAGAGCCAAAGAGTTCAAGACACGTCTGGGGATCTTTCTTCACAAATCAGAGCTGGGCTCTGATACTGGAAGTGTTGGCAAGTTTGAGTGGGGCACCAAACACAGCAAAGAGAGGTAAGTTGTGCTGACCAGCCCAGAGCTTCTGGAGGGGAGTGAGCCAGATTTAGGAAAGGAgccatgagaaagaaaataaaggagaaactAAAACATGTTACGTGACCCTGGCCACCCCTTCTGGAGATTTTAGGGGACTTGTTGCTGGTCTGCTGTGGCTGGCTGGTGCATGAGTGAGTGGGTAGGTGACTCCAGGGTTCTAAGTCCAGATGATGGCACCCAGAGCATGAATGTCATTATCTGGAATTGTCATTGCACATGCATCCAGGGCTAGGACAGGGTCCAAGACCTGAAGTTTTTATTAGTGACAACTTCCATTAGCATGCACCTTGTCTAGAAGCCCTTTCATATTGAACATCAGGTTTGCCAGATCCTGGGGGTATGGGTAGGTGAAATCTGTATTTCTGAGGCTCTTGGGTCCCTGGAAATGTGTAAAAAACAAAGCTGTGAGAGACAAGGGAATAGAAGCAGTTTTTGGACAGAGAAAGGACAGCTTTAGAGATACTGACTGAGGACGAGGGTCCTAGGCTTCAGTTCCTGGGACTGAATTGTCCACTAGAAAATGCCACTGCTGATTATAAGTCTAAGGAAGAGTTTGAGTAGTGAGCTTCAACGATCCCCAAGCAAGCCTGTGTGAATTATGCAACTTATCAGAGTTCTGGCTAGGATTTGTGCTATGCTtaggtttgttgatttttttttttttaattttaaaatcttggcttactttttttttttttttaagaaatttctcaGAAGATGTGCTGGGGTGGAAAGAGTCGTTTGACCTGCTGCTGAACAGTAAAAGTGAGTAGGATCCTGTTGTGTCTGTCTGTGGGTTGCACGAGTATACTCATGTGCTTCAGAGACAGCCCAGGGATGCTTGAAAGCGTGAGCAAAAtaatagtagtagtaataatgataataatgatctCCTACCATGCCAGCCTCTATTCAGAATACAAAGGCAGGTCCTTGTTCAAGAAAATTATGTTCTAAAAATAGAGCCATTAACTGCAATCGCTGTCCCCTAGTCTGACCTGTTTTCTCTTCTCCCCCCACAACCCCAGATGGAGTGGCTACCTTTCATGCTTTCCTGAAGACGGAGTTCAGCGAGGAGAACCTGGAGTTCTGGCTGGCCTGTGAGGAGTTCAAGAAGATCCGATCAGCTACCAAGCTGGCCTCCAGGGCTCAACAGATCTTTGAGGAGTTCATTTGCAGCGAAGCTCCCAAGGAGGTCAGAGTCCAGCATGTTCCACGAGTCCTTCACACCCTGCCTGCTCCTTCTCCACTGAGAATCAGGGATAGTGGGAAGTCAGCAGCGGAAGGACAGGGTTGAGAAGTAGAATGGCCTTATTTGGTACAAGGGCTAGCGAGCTTCTGTGGCCAGAGACTAGGAAAGCCAGACTCTGTGCTGCTCCTGGGACTGTTATCTTCAAATTCACAATGGGGCAGGATGTGTTGGTAGATTTTAGGGCTTCTGAAAACCACCTTTGTAAATTAATTCCCTTTTAGAAGCTCAACCCATTTGCCAGCTGGGGAGGCAAGGTCATCATAGGGACCTTATGTAACCTGGCTCAGTCCCCTGGCTGACCTGCCGCAGGATTGGTCTGTAAACACTTTTGCCAGTCAGCTTTCCTTCTGGCTGGCTCTTCAGGGCAGCTGCATTTGATAAAAAATAAGGCCACCTGGTGGAGAGATGAAAGTAAtgcctttgcttttgctttgtatttcattttctgacCACTGTTACTTATTCCACCTTATTCCATAAAGATACATTGAGCACCAGTTACATTCAAGGCACAGATACagcagtaaacaaaacaaattcccTACGGGACTTATATTCTAATGGAAGAAGGTGCCAATGCcaattaaacaaatatatgccAGGTGAAGCTCTGATAAAACTAAAGTAGGAAAAGAAAGATCCGGAGTACCAGAGGTATGGCCTGGGAGGAGGTGAGATCTTTagtttttagaaaaggaaaggagtGGGCTGCTTGATATGGTGACATTGAGCAGAGAGAGATAGAAAAGAATTGACAGAAGGAAGCACATTCCAACGTATGAAATAGAAAGTGCAAAGGCCAGAGCATGGCTGTTGTAGTCATAGGACAACAAGTGGGGCTGTAGGGAACAGAGAGAGAGTAGGAGGTGAGGTCAGCTGTGGGCCCAGCATGCACTTTGGCTTTTCCTCTGGGAAGACAATGGAGgtcttctgtttgtttcttttttttttttttgagaaagagtctcatttgtTCTGTCATTCCTGCTAAAGTGcagcactgtggcatcatcacagctcactgcaacctaaaattccaaggctgaagtgatcctcctgccttagccttccaagtaactgggactaaggCACGTACTGCTACATCTggcttatttattcttttggtagacacagagtcttgcaATTGTTCAAGGTGGTTTCcaattcctgatctcaagcaatcctctggacttggcctcccagagtgctagcattgtatataggtgtgagccactgtgctttgCTTTTAGAAGGCTTTAGCAGAGAGACCAATTAGGAAGCTCTGGGGCAAATTCAGAAGAGGGATGATGGTGCCTTCAACCAGGGTTGCTCCAAAAGAAGGGGTAAAAAGTCAGATTTGAATACATTCTTAGTATATCCTCATGATAATTCTGAGAGATTAGAAGACAGACAATGGATCAGATTGGGGACAGGCCCAGAGCTGAAAAGTGAATTACCGGTCTCAGAATGCCCCAGGTTCTTCTGAGCTCTGTGCTGCCCTTGAAGGTGGGGACAGCCTGCCGGCCAACCTTCCTTTGTCCGCTGGGCCCCTGACTtgcccagcctcctcctcctcaccctgtGCTCACCCTCCATCCCACAGGTGAACATAGACCATGAGACGCGGGAGCTGACAAGGACCAACCTACAGGCTGCCACAGCCACGTGCTTTGATGTGGCTCAGGGGAAGACGCGCACTCTGATGGAGAAGGACTCCTATCCACGCTTCCTGAAGTCATCTGCTTACCGGGACCTGGCTGCCCAAGCCTCAgctgcctctgtgtctctgtctggCAGCAGCCCAGCTGAGCCCTCACACACCTGAGCCTCTGTGGCAGTGAGGAAGCCAGCGGGAGGAGAGGTTGAGTCACCCGTCCCTATGGCGGCTACCCCCATGTTGGAGGCAGGTCTTGCAAATCAAGTGCAAGAGGACAGTGAAGGAAAATGGTATCCTGGGAACCTATGTGGAAAGCACTGAGCTCTCCTTCAGATACTGTGGCACTCAATTCCATGCGCCTAAAAAGGTTCCTCACTCTCAGGAGCTGTGGATAAGGGCTGATGACAGGGTGTGTGGGGCTCTCCAGGGAAAAGAATAGGGTTTAGGAATTAGCTTGTGTCCTCACTGGGGAAGGAAATATTCTAAGTTGTCATAGGAAATGTGGATAAAGGGGAACTTGAATAGAGAGGGGGAAAGACACCCAGATTAGCTGTTTTGCCTGTTGATCACTTGTCACATCCTGTTTTCCTGATTCCCAGATGGGGCACAGAAGGGGATGAGGGTGTGGAACCTTCCCCGTgtgtcccctccccttcctctgggCTGCCCAGGATCCCTTATTCTGTACTTTACACCCCTGGGTCTAGCCTTGCAATCTTGTCAAGGCTAGCAAGATGATGGGACTCTTGCCCCagtgagattttttttgtagCTCAAACACTGGCCTATAAGTGGAGAGTCTTAAGAGAGGGCATCTTGTTCATGGGCGATCATTGCTCCTGGTGGTCTCCTGCAGGTGGCCCCAATCCTGTGTTTGTAGCAGGGTCCACCTGTGAGCCGGATTCCTAAGGGGTCTCTTGCTGGGATGTGCCCTCTCTGAGCTCTGTGCTGCCCTTGAAGGTGGGGACAGCAGAGACACCTCCTTGGGGGCGGCTGGTCCAGCTCTCATGCCTGACAGTGTGgagtgaaggagaaaaagatgATAGGAAATGCGTCTCTCGGCAGCTCCTGCAAGTCCTATTGAAATCAAGCCATCATTTTTCGTGGGTAAAAGAGATGCCCTAGGATGGAAGGGGAGCCTCGTGGACATGAGGTGCGCCCCTGGGATGTTGGCAGAGATGGGACAGGGACCCCAGTGGCCCTTGCCCAGATACAGAACCTGGGAGTGATGCTGGGGAGAGAAGCTGCTTGAAAGAGTGGAACTGGGGAGGGATCAGGACTTGCCTGTCACCTCCAGGCATCACCAAACAGATCCCATGCTGGGACCTCCTGTGGAAGAGCCTGGGTTGGGGAGTGAACTCTCCAGGGCAACCCCTTATGGCCCATGGTAATCAACACTTTTCTCTGCACTATGTGCCCCTCCAGGAGAAGATTATTTAAGTATATTGTATTGTTTTGTGCTAATTGTCACAACatactatttttgttattgttgttggtgCTGTTGCTGTTATTTATTATTGTAATTTCAACTTGCCTCTACTGGAGAATCTCAGCAGGAGTTGCAGCCTGgctgtctccctctctccaccaGACTCTACCTCTGAGCGTGCTGGGACCCTCTTGGAGCCTGTCAGGAACTCCtactgtttaaatatttatttattgttgacaCATGGAGCTGGTTTCCTAGATATAAAGGATGTATGCATTCACCCTTTTCCTGTTTCAGCATGTTATAttcttgtaaaataaaaaaaaatttcagggcggcgcctgtggctcagtcagtaaggcgccggccccatataccaagcgtggtgggttcaaacccggccccggccaaactgcaaccaaaaaatagccgggcgttgtggcgggtgcctgtagtcccagctactcgggaggctgaggcaagagaatcgcttgagcccaggagttggaggttgctgtgagctgtgtgaggccacagcactctgccgagggccataaagtgagactctgtctctacaaaaaaaaaaaaaaaaaatttcaactatGACATCCTGTTTCTGAGGGTTCTGTGGTCAGGGGAACAAGGGAAAGGGAAGTGTGGGGAGAGCCCTGGGGAGGAGCTGTGCTCTGGGAATTCCACAGGACATGGGACAAGCTTCCAAGGGAAAGCTGGTGTTCACCTGGTAACTGGCAAGATGGAGTTATGGGGACAGGATCTAACCGTGGAACTGCAATGGTGACTTCCTTCCTGATGACAGCCCCACTGTGGAGTGGCCTGGGGGATTGCTTAGTCTGCCTGGTGGTGACTCAGCAGGAGCCATTCCCAGTTCCACCAGTAACAGGGCACAGCTTAGGGCCTCTGGGTCTAGTGGCCAGACATTGTCGGTTAGGAGGGCACTTTTATAGCATTTTCCCTTTTGTCTGTTTTCAGTTTGCATTagtattcttttataatttcatttaaattcaagacattattcttttataatttcatagaaGCGTCTGAGACAGGTGCACGAAGCCGCTCTGCACACGGGGCT is a genomic window containing:
- the RGS16 gene encoding regulator of G-protein signaling 16, encoding MCRTLAAFPATCLERAKEFKTRLGIFLHKSELGSDTGSVGKFEWGTKHSKERNFSEDVLGWKESFDLLLNSKNGVATFHAFLKTEFSEENLEFWLACEEFKKIRSATKLASRAQQIFEEFICSEAPKEVNIDHETRELTRTNLQAATATCFDVAQGKTRTLMEKDSYPRFLKSSAYRDLAAQASAASVSLSGSSPAEPSHT